A single Pan paniscus chromosome 21, NHGRI_mPanPan1-v2.0_pri, whole genome shotgun sequence DNA region contains:
- the LOC100995145 gene encoding putative cystatin-9-like protein CST9LP1, with protein MWSLPPSRALSCAPLLLLFSFQFLVTYAWRFQEEEEWNDQKQIAVYLPPTLEFAVYTFNKQSKDWYAYKLVPVLASWKEQGYDKMTFSMNLQLGRTMCGKFEDDIDNCPFQESPELNNTCTCFFTIGIEPWRTRFDLWNKTCSGGHS; from the exons ATGTGGAGTCTGCCGCCGAGCAGGGCTCTGTCCTGTGCGCCACTGCTGCTTCTCTTCAGCTTCCAGTTCCTGGTTACCTATGCTTGGCGTTTCCAAGAGGAAGAGGAGTGGAATGACCAAAAACAAATTGCTGTTTATCTCCCTCCCACCCTGGAGTTTGCCGTGTACACATTCAACAAGCAGAGCAAGGACTGGTATGCCTACAAGCTGGTGCCTGTCCTGGCTTCCTGGAAGGAGCAG GGTTATGATAAGATGACATTCTCCATGAATCTGCAACTGGGCAGAACCATGTGTGGGAAATTTGAAGATGACATTGACAACTGCCCTTTTCAAGAGAGCCCAGAGCTGAACAAT ACCTGCACCTGCTTCTTCACCATTGGAATAGAGCCCTGGAGGACACGGTTTGACCTCTGGAACAAGACGTGCTCAGGCGGGCATTCCTGA
- the LOC100994805 gene encoding LOW QUALITY PROTEIN: cystatin-9-like (The sequence of the model RefSeq protein was modified relative to this genomic sequence to represent the inferred CDS: inserted 1 base in 1 codon): protein MLGLPWKGGLPWALLLLLLGSQILLIYAWHFHEQRDXDEHNVMARYLPATVEFAVHTFNQQSKDYYAYRLVHILNSWKEQVESKTVFSMELLLGRTRCGKFEDDIDNCPFQESTELNNTLTCFFTISTRPWMTQFSLLNKTCLEGFH, encoded by the exons ATGCTGGGCCTGCCGTGGAAGGGAGGTCTGCCCTGGgcgctgctgctgcttctcttagGCTCCCAGATCCTGCTGATCTATGCCTGGCATTTCCACGAGCAAAGGG TTGACGAACACAATGTCATGGCTCGTTACCTCCCTGCCACAGTGGAGTTTGCTGTCCACACATTCAACCAACAGAGCAAGGACTACTATGCCTACAGACTGGTGCacatcttgaattcctggaaggAGCAG GTGGAGTCCAAGACTGTATTCTCAATGGAGCTACTGCTGGGGAGAACTAGGTGTGGGAAATTTGAAGACGACATTGACAACTGCCCTTTCCAAGAAAGCACAGAGCTGAACAAT ACTTTAACCTGCTTCTTCACCATCAGCACCAGGCCCTGGATGACTCAGTTCAGCCTCCTGAACAAGACCTGCTTGGAGGGATTCCACTGA